From the genome of Vigna angularis cultivar LongXiaoDou No.4 chromosome 11, ASM1680809v1, whole genome shotgun sequence, one region includes:
- the LOC108332447 gene encoding protein trichome birefringence-like 41 — MSERVQRGFFCLFFFFLVLLALKVRGSVYDGNGDFFTGTWMLDKSYPLYQPSTCPFIEREFRCEGNGRPDLIYTHYRWQPLASKLLRFDGKDFLEKMRGKSIMFVGDSLSRNQWQSLTCLLHSAVPNSNYTLTRVGDVSIFTLTEYKVKVMLDRNVYLVDVVKEKIGRVLKLDTIEGSKLWQGIDTLIFNTWHWWYRRGPTQPWDYIQLGNKILKDMDRMKAFEEALKTWGKWVDSSVDPTKVKVFFQGISPSHYNGSLWNEPSAKTCLRQQTPVPGSTYPGGLPPAVAVLKGVLRTIKTPVTLLDITTLSLLRKDGHPSIYGLGGPTGMDCSHWCLPGVPDTWNEILYNLII, encoded by the exons ATGAGCGAGCGTGTACAACGTGGTTTCTTCtgtttgttcttcttcttcctggtTCTTCTTGCGTTGAAGGTGAGAGGTTCAGTTTATGATGGGAATGGTGATTTTTTCACGGGCACATGGATGCTGGACAAATCCTACCCGCTCTATCAGCCGTCCACGTGTCCCTTCATCGAGCGCGAGTTCAGGTGCGAGGGGAATGGACGGCCTGATCTGATTTACACCCATTATCGATGGCAGCCGCTTGCCAGCAAATTACTCAG ATTTGATGGGAAAGATTTTCTGGAGAAGATGAGAGGGAAGAGCATCATGTTCGTGGGAGATTCACTGAGCAGGAATCAATGGCAGTCCTTGACTTGTTTGCTTCATTCAGCAGTGCCCAATTCAAATTATACTTTAACTAGAGTCGGAGATGTTTCAATTTTCACATTAACG GAGTATAAGGTTAAAGTGATGCTAGATAGGAACGTGTATCTGGTTGACGTTGTGAAAGAGAAGATAGGGAGAGTGTTGAAGCTCGATACAATAGAAGGAAGCAAACTGTGGCAAGGGATTGATACGCTTATCTTCAACACATGGCACTGGTGGTACAGAAGAGGACCCACTCAACC ATGGGATTATATCCAACTGGGAAATAAAATCTTGAAAGACATGGATAGGATGAAGGCTTTTGAAGAAGCACTTAAGACCTGGGGTAAATGGGTTGACTCAAGCGTTGACCCTACAAAAGTGAAGGTCTTCTTTCAAGGAATTTCTCCATCTCACTACAA TGGCAGCCTATGGAATGAGCCAAGTGCAAAGACCTGTCTCCGGCAGCAGACACCGGTGCCCGGATCAACCTACCCCGGCGGATTGCCGCCGGCTGTGGCGGTGCTGAAGGGTGTGCTGAGAACAATCAAAACACCGGTGACATTGCTTGACATCACAACCCTATCACTGCTAAGAAAAGATGGACACCCTTCCATTTATGGGCTAGGTGGACCTACAGGAATGGATTGCAGCCATTGGTGTCTTCCTGGTGTTCCAGACACTTGGAATGAAATACTTTACAACCTTATTATTTGA
- the LOC108332588 gene encoding probable leucine-rich repeat receptor-like serine/threonine-protein kinase At3g14840 isoform X1, with protein sequence MSFYLLFHLWFLAFSFISSSAWGATLPQDEVEVMKEIGKRLGKKDWDFNVDPCTGQRNWTSSIQNAVTCNCLFANATICHVVSIVLKSQNLSGTLPSELVRLPYLQEIDLTRNYLNGTIPSQWGSVNLVNISILGNRVTGPIPKELGNITTLKSLVVEFNQLSGELPLELGNLPQLERLLLTSNYFTGNLPATFARLTTLKHIRLGDNQFSGTLPDFIQKWKSLERLVMQGSGFSGPIPSGISLLNNLTDLRISDLIKGPDSPFPQLKNLTNLQTVVLRSCNLIGMVPEYLGDLIGLRSLDLSFNKLTGPIPRTLGGLNDINMLYLTGNRFNGPLPNWIDRPDYTDLSYNNLSIEKPEQLTCQQGSVNLFASSLKANNNDLGMIPCLGNINCPKTWYSLYVNCGGKLISKGNINYDDDSQEGGPARFRRTGSNWVFSNTGHFFDSGRVDYYTWSNTTKLDMNNGELYMDARVSALSLTYYAFCMGNGSYTISLHFAEIMFTDDQTYSSLGRRIFDIYVQRKLVLKDFNIAKEAGGVGKAIIKNFTASVNSSTLEIRLQWAGKGTTAIPFGSVHGPLISAISVHPDFTPQEEDKDGVPKHYVVGIVVTGALVIIIIFGIAWWRGCLRRKVSLEKELMGVDFQTGLFSLRQIKAATKNFDINFKIGEGGFGPVYKGVLSDGTVIAVKQLSSKSRQGNREFINEIGMISALKHPCLVKLYGCCMEGDQLMLIYEYMENNSLARALFAAEKSQLKLDWSTRQRICVGIARGLAYLHGESRLKIVHRDIKATNVLLDKDLNPKISDFGLAKLDEEGYTHITTRVAGTYGYMAPEYAMHGYLTDKADVYSFGIVALEIVSGKSNTLNWPKDGCFSLVDLVHILREEGDLMDLVDERLGNDFKREEVVVMINVALLCTQVSPMHRPTMASVVCMLEGKTDVKEVVLDTSEVLDGKKLEMQQYYNMREKNKTLATPEESISMGETSAFMSDTDLYSINMDSSS encoded by the exons ATGAGTTTCTATCTACTTTTTCATCTTTGGTTTCTTGccttttctttcatctcttcTTCGGCTTGGGGAGCTACTCTGCCTCAAGATGAAG TGGAAGTAATGAAAGAGATAGGTAAGAGACTTGGGAAGAAGGATTGGGATTTCAACGTAGATCCTTGCACTGGACAGAGAAATTGGACTTCATCTATTCAAAATGCTGTCACTTGCAATTGCCTTTTTGCCAATGCTACTATCTGCCACGTCGTCAGCAT TGTTCTGAAGTCACAAAATCTTTCGGGCACACTCCCAAGTGAACTAGTGAGATTGCCATACCTCCAAGAAAT TGACCTCACCAGAAACTACCTCAATGGTACAATTCCTTCACAATGGGGCTCCGTCAACCTCGTCAACAT ATCCATTCTCGGAAATAGGGTAACAGGTCCAATACCAAAAGAACTAGGAAACATCACAACACTGAAAAGTTT GGTGGTCGAGTTCAATCAATTATCTGGTGAGCTTCCTCTGGAGCTTGGGAATCTCCCTCAACTTGAAAGATT GCTTCTTACATCCAACTATTTTACTGGAAATTTACCTGCAACATTTGCTAGACTCACTACACTAAAACACAT TCGACTTGGTGACAATCAATTTTCTGGAACTTTACCTGATTTCATTCAGAAATGGAAAAGTTTGGAGAGGCT GGTGATGCAAGGAAGTGGTTTTAGTGGTCCAATTCCTTCTGGAATTTCTCTTTTGAATAACCTCACTGATTT GAGAATTAGCGACTTGATCAAAGGACCAGATTCTCCATTCCCCCAACTTAAAAACTTAACAAATTTGCAGACAGT AGTATTGAGGAGTTGCAATCTCATAGGAATGGTTCCTGAATACCTTGGAGATTTGATTGGCTTACGATCACT AGATCTCAGCTTTAACAAATTAACTGGACCGATTCCAAGAACCTTGGGTGGCCTAAACGATATAAATATGTT ATATTTAACCGGAAACCGTTTCAATGGACCACTACCCAACTGGATAGATAGGCCAGACTACAC CGATCTGTCATACAACAATTTAAGCATCGAAAAGCCAGAGCAATTGACATGCCAACAGGGAAGCGT GAACTTATTTGCATCGTCATTGAAGGCAAATAATAATGACTT GGGAATGATTCCATGTCTAGGGAATATCAACTGTCCTAAAA CCTGGTACTCTCTCTATGTAAATTGTGGAGGGAAGTTAATATCGAAGGGAAACATAAACTATGATGATGATTCACAAGAAGGTGGACCAGCAAGATTTCGTCGAACAGGATCAAACTGGGTATTCAGCAACACTGGTCATTTCTTTGATAGTGGTCGCGTAGACTACTATACTTGGTCTAACACAACTAAGCTTGATATGAACAATGGCGAATTGTACATGGATGCACGTGTCTCTGCACTTTCTCTCACATATTATGCATTCTGCATGGGAAATGGAAGCTACACAATAAGCCTTCATTTTGCAGAAATTATGTTCACTGATGATCAAACCTATAGCAGCCTTGGAAGGCGTATATTTGACATATATGTTCAG AGAAAGTTGGTGCTGAAGGATTTCAATATTGCAAAAGAAGCCGGAGGAGTTGGTAAAGcaatcataaaaaatttcaCTGCTTCTGTGAATAGCAGTACCTTAGAGATTCGGTTGCAGTGGGCTGGGAAAGGGACAACTGCTATACCTTTTGGATCAGTTCATGGTCCTCTTATATCAGCTATATCAGTTCATCCTG ATTTTACACCACAAGAGGAAGATAAAGATGGTGTACCTAAGCATTATGTTGTTGGAATTGTAGTTACTGGAGCACTTGTTATCATCATAATATTTGGCATAGCTTGGTGGAGAGGATGTTTAAGGAGAAAGGTTTCGTTAGAAAAAG AACTAATGGGTGTAGATTTCCAAACTGGCTTATTTAGCTTACGACAAATCAAAGCTGCAACTAAAAACTTTGATATTAACTTCAAGATCGGAGAAGGAGGTTTTGGTCCTGTTTACAAG GGTGTTCTCTCAGATGGCACGGTAATAGCAGTGAAACAACTTTCTTCTAAATCGAGACAAGGGAATCGTGAGTTTATAAACGAGATTGGCATGATTTCTGCTTTGAAACATCCTTGTCTAGTTAAACTTTATGGTTGTTGTATGGAGGGAGATCAACTGATGCTGATATATGAATACATGGAAAACAACAGTCTTGCTCGTGCTTTATTTG CAGCAGAAAAATCTCAATTGAAGTTGGATTGGTCAACAAGGCAAAGGATCTGTGTTGGAATTGCTAGAGGTTTGGCTTACCTTCATGGAGAGTCTAGGCTAAAGATAGTTCATAGAGACATCAAGGCCACTAATGTGTTATTAGACAAAGATCTCAACCCAAAAATATCTGATTTTGGTTTGGCCAAACTTGATGAAGAGGGATACACACACATAACTACCAGAGTAGCTGGCACCTA TGGATACATGGCTCCAGAATATGCAATGCATGGTTATTTAACTGACAAAGCAGATGTGTATAGTTTTGGCATTGTTGCACTAGAAATTGTTAGCGGAAAGAGTAACACCTTGAACTGGCCAAAGGATGGATGTTTCTCTCTCGTTGATTTG gTGCATATCTTGAGAGAAGAAGGTGACCTAATGGACCTAGTTGATGAGAGGTTGGGTAATGATTTTAAAAGAGAAGAAGTAGTGGTAATGATTAATGTGGCTCTTTTATGCACACAAGTTTCTCCAATGCACAGACCCACCATGGCTTCAGTTGTATGCATGCTTGAAGGAAAAACTGATGTTAAAGAGGTGGTGTTAGATACAAGTGAAGTATTGGATGGAAAGAAGTTGGAGATGCAACAATATTACAatatgagagagaaaaataagactCTTGCAACTCCAGAAGAGAGCATCTCAATGGGTGAGACTTCAGCATTTATGTCTGATACAGATTTATATTCTATCAACATGGATTCTTCTTCCTAA
- the LOC108332588 gene encoding probable leucine-rich repeat receptor-like serine/threonine-protein kinase At3g14840 isoform X2 → MSFYLLFHLWFLAFSFISSSAWGATLPQDEVEVMKEIGKRLGKKDWDFNVDPCTGQRNWTSSIQNAVTCNCLFANATICHVVSIVLKSQNLSGTLPSELVRLPYLQEIDLTRNYLNGTIPSQWGSVNLVNISILGNRVTGPIPKELGNITTLKSLVVEFNQLSGELPLELGNLPQLERLLLTSNYFTGNLPATFARLTTLKHIRLGDNQFSGTLPDFIQKWKSLERLVMQGSGFSGPIPSGISLLNNLTDLRISDLIKGPDSPFPQLKNLTNLQTVVLRSCNLIGMVPEYLGDLIGLRSLDLSFNKLTGPIPRTLGGLNDINMLYLTGNRFNGPLPNWIDRPDYTDLSYNNLSIEKPEQLTCQQGSVNLFASSLKANNNDLGMIPCLGNINCPKTWYSLYVNCGGKLISKGNINYDDDSQEGGPARFRRTGSNWVFSNTGHFFDSGRVDYYTWSNTTKLDMNNGELYMDARVSALSLTYYAFCMGNGSYTISLHFAEIMFTDDQTYSSLGRRIFDIYVQRKLVLKDFNIAKEAGGVGKAIIKNFTASVNSSTLEIRLQWAGKGTTAIPFGSVHGPLISAISVHPDFTPQEEDKDGVPKHYVVGIVVTGALVIIIIFGIAWWRGCLRRKVSLEKELMGVDFQTGLFSLRQIKAATKNFDINFKIGEGGFGPVYKGVLSDGTVIAVKQLSSKSRQGNREFINEIGMISALKHPCLVKLYGCCMEGDQLMLIYEYMENNSLARALFAEKSQLKLDWSTRQRICVGIARGLAYLHGESRLKIVHRDIKATNVLLDKDLNPKISDFGLAKLDEEGYTHITTRVAGTYGYMAPEYAMHGYLTDKADVYSFGIVALEIVSGKSNTLNWPKDGCFSLVDLVHILREEGDLMDLVDERLGNDFKREEVVVMINVALLCTQVSPMHRPTMASVVCMLEGKTDVKEVVLDTSEVLDGKKLEMQQYYNMREKNKTLATPEESISMGETSAFMSDTDLYSINMDSSS, encoded by the exons ATGAGTTTCTATCTACTTTTTCATCTTTGGTTTCTTGccttttctttcatctcttcTTCGGCTTGGGGAGCTACTCTGCCTCAAGATGAAG TGGAAGTAATGAAAGAGATAGGTAAGAGACTTGGGAAGAAGGATTGGGATTTCAACGTAGATCCTTGCACTGGACAGAGAAATTGGACTTCATCTATTCAAAATGCTGTCACTTGCAATTGCCTTTTTGCCAATGCTACTATCTGCCACGTCGTCAGCAT TGTTCTGAAGTCACAAAATCTTTCGGGCACACTCCCAAGTGAACTAGTGAGATTGCCATACCTCCAAGAAAT TGACCTCACCAGAAACTACCTCAATGGTACAATTCCTTCACAATGGGGCTCCGTCAACCTCGTCAACAT ATCCATTCTCGGAAATAGGGTAACAGGTCCAATACCAAAAGAACTAGGAAACATCACAACACTGAAAAGTTT GGTGGTCGAGTTCAATCAATTATCTGGTGAGCTTCCTCTGGAGCTTGGGAATCTCCCTCAACTTGAAAGATT GCTTCTTACATCCAACTATTTTACTGGAAATTTACCTGCAACATTTGCTAGACTCACTACACTAAAACACAT TCGACTTGGTGACAATCAATTTTCTGGAACTTTACCTGATTTCATTCAGAAATGGAAAAGTTTGGAGAGGCT GGTGATGCAAGGAAGTGGTTTTAGTGGTCCAATTCCTTCTGGAATTTCTCTTTTGAATAACCTCACTGATTT GAGAATTAGCGACTTGATCAAAGGACCAGATTCTCCATTCCCCCAACTTAAAAACTTAACAAATTTGCAGACAGT AGTATTGAGGAGTTGCAATCTCATAGGAATGGTTCCTGAATACCTTGGAGATTTGATTGGCTTACGATCACT AGATCTCAGCTTTAACAAATTAACTGGACCGATTCCAAGAACCTTGGGTGGCCTAAACGATATAAATATGTT ATATTTAACCGGAAACCGTTTCAATGGACCACTACCCAACTGGATAGATAGGCCAGACTACAC CGATCTGTCATACAACAATTTAAGCATCGAAAAGCCAGAGCAATTGACATGCCAACAGGGAAGCGT GAACTTATTTGCATCGTCATTGAAGGCAAATAATAATGACTT GGGAATGATTCCATGTCTAGGGAATATCAACTGTCCTAAAA CCTGGTACTCTCTCTATGTAAATTGTGGAGGGAAGTTAATATCGAAGGGAAACATAAACTATGATGATGATTCACAAGAAGGTGGACCAGCAAGATTTCGTCGAACAGGATCAAACTGGGTATTCAGCAACACTGGTCATTTCTTTGATAGTGGTCGCGTAGACTACTATACTTGGTCTAACACAACTAAGCTTGATATGAACAATGGCGAATTGTACATGGATGCACGTGTCTCTGCACTTTCTCTCACATATTATGCATTCTGCATGGGAAATGGAAGCTACACAATAAGCCTTCATTTTGCAGAAATTATGTTCACTGATGATCAAACCTATAGCAGCCTTGGAAGGCGTATATTTGACATATATGTTCAG AGAAAGTTGGTGCTGAAGGATTTCAATATTGCAAAAGAAGCCGGAGGAGTTGGTAAAGcaatcataaaaaatttcaCTGCTTCTGTGAATAGCAGTACCTTAGAGATTCGGTTGCAGTGGGCTGGGAAAGGGACAACTGCTATACCTTTTGGATCAGTTCATGGTCCTCTTATATCAGCTATATCAGTTCATCCTG ATTTTACACCACAAGAGGAAGATAAAGATGGTGTACCTAAGCATTATGTTGTTGGAATTGTAGTTACTGGAGCACTTGTTATCATCATAATATTTGGCATAGCTTGGTGGAGAGGATGTTTAAGGAGAAAGGTTTCGTTAGAAAAAG AACTAATGGGTGTAGATTTCCAAACTGGCTTATTTAGCTTACGACAAATCAAAGCTGCAACTAAAAACTTTGATATTAACTTCAAGATCGGAGAAGGAGGTTTTGGTCCTGTTTACAAG GGTGTTCTCTCAGATGGCACGGTAATAGCAGTGAAACAACTTTCTTCTAAATCGAGACAAGGGAATCGTGAGTTTATAAACGAGATTGGCATGATTTCTGCTTTGAAACATCCTTGTCTAGTTAAACTTTATGGTTGTTGTATGGAGGGAGATCAACTGATGCTGATATATGAATACATGGAAAACAACAGTCTTGCTCGTGCTTTATTTG CAGAAAAATCTCAATTGAAGTTGGATTGGTCAACAAGGCAAAGGATCTGTGTTGGAATTGCTAGAGGTTTGGCTTACCTTCATGGAGAGTCTAGGCTAAAGATAGTTCATAGAGACATCAAGGCCACTAATGTGTTATTAGACAAAGATCTCAACCCAAAAATATCTGATTTTGGTTTGGCCAAACTTGATGAAGAGGGATACACACACATAACTACCAGAGTAGCTGGCACCTA TGGATACATGGCTCCAGAATATGCAATGCATGGTTATTTAACTGACAAAGCAGATGTGTATAGTTTTGGCATTGTTGCACTAGAAATTGTTAGCGGAAAGAGTAACACCTTGAACTGGCCAAAGGATGGATGTTTCTCTCTCGTTGATTTG gTGCATATCTTGAGAGAAGAAGGTGACCTAATGGACCTAGTTGATGAGAGGTTGGGTAATGATTTTAAAAGAGAAGAAGTAGTGGTAATGATTAATGTGGCTCTTTTATGCACACAAGTTTCTCCAATGCACAGACCCACCATGGCTTCAGTTGTATGCATGCTTGAAGGAAAAACTGATGTTAAAGAGGTGGTGTTAGATACAAGTGAAGTATTGGATGGAAAGAAGTTGGAGATGCAACAATATTACAatatgagagagaaaaataagactCTTGCAACTCCAGAAGAGAGCATCTCAATGGGTGAGACTTCAGCATTTATGTCTGATACAGATTTATATTCTATCAACATGGATTCTTCTTCCTAA
- the LOC108332588 gene encoding probable leucine-rich repeat receptor-like serine/threonine-protein kinase At3g14840 isoform X3: protein MSFYLLFHLWFLAFSFISSSAWGATLPQDEVEVMKEIGKRLGKKDWDFNVDPCTGQRNWTSSIQNAVTCNCLFANATICHVVSIVLKSQNLSGTLPSELVRLPYLQEIDLTRNYLNGTIPSQWGSVNLVNISILGNRVTGPIPKELGNITTLKSLVVEFNQLSGELPLELGNLPQLERLLLTSNYFTGNLPATFARLTTLKHIRLGDNQFSGTLPDFIQKWKSLERLVMQGSGFSGPIPSGISLLNNLTDLRISDLIKGPDSPFPQLKNLTNLQTVVLRSCNLIGMVPEYLGDLIGLRSLYLTGNRFNGPLPNWIDRPDYTDLSYNNLSIEKPEQLTCQQGSVNLFASSLKANNNDLGMIPCLGNINCPKTWYSLYVNCGGKLISKGNINYDDDSQEGGPARFRRTGSNWVFSNTGHFFDSGRVDYYTWSNTTKLDMNNGELYMDARVSALSLTYYAFCMGNGSYTISLHFAEIMFTDDQTYSSLGRRIFDIYVQRKLVLKDFNIAKEAGGVGKAIIKNFTASVNSSTLEIRLQWAGKGTTAIPFGSVHGPLISAISVHPDFTPQEEDKDGVPKHYVVGIVVTGALVIIIIFGIAWWRGCLRRKVSLEKELMGVDFQTGLFSLRQIKAATKNFDINFKIGEGGFGPVYKGVLSDGTVIAVKQLSSKSRQGNREFINEIGMISALKHPCLVKLYGCCMEGDQLMLIYEYMENNSLARALFAAEKSQLKLDWSTRQRICVGIARGLAYLHGESRLKIVHRDIKATNVLLDKDLNPKISDFGLAKLDEEGYTHITTRVAGTYGYMAPEYAMHGYLTDKADVYSFGIVALEIVSGKSNTLNWPKDGCFSLVDLVHILREEGDLMDLVDERLGNDFKREEVVVMINVALLCTQVSPMHRPTMASVVCMLEGKTDVKEVVLDTSEVLDGKKLEMQQYYNMREKNKTLATPEESISMGETSAFMSDTDLYSINMDSSS, encoded by the exons ATGAGTTTCTATCTACTTTTTCATCTTTGGTTTCTTGccttttctttcatctcttcTTCGGCTTGGGGAGCTACTCTGCCTCAAGATGAAG TGGAAGTAATGAAAGAGATAGGTAAGAGACTTGGGAAGAAGGATTGGGATTTCAACGTAGATCCTTGCACTGGACAGAGAAATTGGACTTCATCTATTCAAAATGCTGTCACTTGCAATTGCCTTTTTGCCAATGCTACTATCTGCCACGTCGTCAGCAT TGTTCTGAAGTCACAAAATCTTTCGGGCACACTCCCAAGTGAACTAGTGAGATTGCCATACCTCCAAGAAAT TGACCTCACCAGAAACTACCTCAATGGTACAATTCCTTCACAATGGGGCTCCGTCAACCTCGTCAACAT ATCCATTCTCGGAAATAGGGTAACAGGTCCAATACCAAAAGAACTAGGAAACATCACAACACTGAAAAGTTT GGTGGTCGAGTTCAATCAATTATCTGGTGAGCTTCCTCTGGAGCTTGGGAATCTCCCTCAACTTGAAAGATT GCTTCTTACATCCAACTATTTTACTGGAAATTTACCTGCAACATTTGCTAGACTCACTACACTAAAACACAT TCGACTTGGTGACAATCAATTTTCTGGAACTTTACCTGATTTCATTCAGAAATGGAAAAGTTTGGAGAGGCT GGTGATGCAAGGAAGTGGTTTTAGTGGTCCAATTCCTTCTGGAATTTCTCTTTTGAATAACCTCACTGATTT GAGAATTAGCGACTTGATCAAAGGACCAGATTCTCCATTCCCCCAACTTAAAAACTTAACAAATTTGCAGACAGT AGTATTGAGGAGTTGCAATCTCATAGGAATGGTTCCTGAATACCTTGGAGATTTGATTGGCTTACGATCACT ATATTTAACCGGAAACCGTTTCAATGGACCACTACCCAACTGGATAGATAGGCCAGACTACAC CGATCTGTCATACAACAATTTAAGCATCGAAAAGCCAGAGCAATTGACATGCCAACAGGGAAGCGT GAACTTATTTGCATCGTCATTGAAGGCAAATAATAATGACTT GGGAATGATTCCATGTCTAGGGAATATCAACTGTCCTAAAA CCTGGTACTCTCTCTATGTAAATTGTGGAGGGAAGTTAATATCGAAGGGAAACATAAACTATGATGATGATTCACAAGAAGGTGGACCAGCAAGATTTCGTCGAACAGGATCAAACTGGGTATTCAGCAACACTGGTCATTTCTTTGATAGTGGTCGCGTAGACTACTATACTTGGTCTAACACAACTAAGCTTGATATGAACAATGGCGAATTGTACATGGATGCACGTGTCTCTGCACTTTCTCTCACATATTATGCATTCTGCATGGGAAATGGAAGCTACACAATAAGCCTTCATTTTGCAGAAATTATGTTCACTGATGATCAAACCTATAGCAGCCTTGGAAGGCGTATATTTGACATATATGTTCAG AGAAAGTTGGTGCTGAAGGATTTCAATATTGCAAAAGAAGCCGGAGGAGTTGGTAAAGcaatcataaaaaatttcaCTGCTTCTGTGAATAGCAGTACCTTAGAGATTCGGTTGCAGTGGGCTGGGAAAGGGACAACTGCTATACCTTTTGGATCAGTTCATGGTCCTCTTATATCAGCTATATCAGTTCATCCTG ATTTTACACCACAAGAGGAAGATAAAGATGGTGTACCTAAGCATTATGTTGTTGGAATTGTAGTTACTGGAGCACTTGTTATCATCATAATATTTGGCATAGCTTGGTGGAGAGGATGTTTAAGGAGAAAGGTTTCGTTAGAAAAAG AACTAATGGGTGTAGATTTCCAAACTGGCTTATTTAGCTTACGACAAATCAAAGCTGCAACTAAAAACTTTGATATTAACTTCAAGATCGGAGAAGGAGGTTTTGGTCCTGTTTACAAG GGTGTTCTCTCAGATGGCACGGTAATAGCAGTGAAACAACTTTCTTCTAAATCGAGACAAGGGAATCGTGAGTTTATAAACGAGATTGGCATGATTTCTGCTTTGAAACATCCTTGTCTAGTTAAACTTTATGGTTGTTGTATGGAGGGAGATCAACTGATGCTGATATATGAATACATGGAAAACAACAGTCTTGCTCGTGCTTTATTTG CAGCAGAAAAATCTCAATTGAAGTTGGATTGGTCAACAAGGCAAAGGATCTGTGTTGGAATTGCTAGAGGTTTGGCTTACCTTCATGGAGAGTCTAGGCTAAAGATAGTTCATAGAGACATCAAGGCCACTAATGTGTTATTAGACAAAGATCTCAACCCAAAAATATCTGATTTTGGTTTGGCCAAACTTGATGAAGAGGGATACACACACATAACTACCAGAGTAGCTGGCACCTA TGGATACATGGCTCCAGAATATGCAATGCATGGTTATTTAACTGACAAAGCAGATGTGTATAGTTTTGGCATTGTTGCACTAGAAATTGTTAGCGGAAAGAGTAACACCTTGAACTGGCCAAAGGATGGATGTTTCTCTCTCGTTGATTTG gTGCATATCTTGAGAGAAGAAGGTGACCTAATGGACCTAGTTGATGAGAGGTTGGGTAATGATTTTAAAAGAGAAGAAGTAGTGGTAATGATTAATGTGGCTCTTTTATGCACACAAGTTTCTCCAATGCACAGACCCACCATGGCTTCAGTTGTATGCATGCTTGAAGGAAAAACTGATGTTAAAGAGGTGGTGTTAGATACAAGTGAAGTATTGGATGGAAAGAAGTTGGAGATGCAACAATATTACAatatgagagagaaaaataagactCTTGCAACTCCAGAAGAGAGCATCTCAATGGGTGAGACTTCAGCATTTATGTCTGATACAGATTTATATTCTATCAACATGGATTCTTCTTCCTAA